Proteins co-encoded in one Nematostella vectensis chromosome 15, jaNemVect1.1, whole genome shotgun sequence genomic window:
- the LOC125560746 gene encoding nacrein-like protein C1, producing the protein MIEGDCNSLSVKDYSDDGNDMYGKKETLIAPTNPCPRPSGNTLYGIDHSDNSNTLYGIDHWDNGNTLYGIDHSDNGNTLSGIDHSDNGNTLSGIDHSDNGYTLYGIDHSDNGYTLYGIDHSDNGNTLSGIDHSDNGYTLYWIDHSDNGNTLYGIDH; encoded by the exons ATGATTGAGGGTGATTGCAATAGTCTGTCCGTTAAGGATTACTCggatgatggcaatgatatgtacggaaaaaaagaaactctgATAGCACCAACAAACCCTTGTCCGAG ACCGAGTGGCAATACTCTGTACGGGATAGACCACTCGGATAATAGCAATACTCTGTACGGGATAGACCACTGGGATAATGGCAATACTCTGTACGGGATAGACCACTCGGATAATGGCAATACTCTGTCCGGGATAGACCACTCGGATAATGGCAATACTCTGTCCGGGATAGACCACTCGGATAATGGCTATACTCTGTACGGGATAGACCACTCGGATAATGGCTATACTCTGTACGGGATAGACCACTCGGATAATGGCAATACTCTGTCCGGGATAGACCACTCGGATAATGGCTATACTCTGTACTGGATAGACCACTCGGATAATGGCAATACTCTGTACGGGATAGACCACTAG